The nucleotide sequence taaggGGCTCGTAGGAACCGAGCACAGAGCTGAAAGGTCCTGCGCCTAACATAAGGAGCAAAGCCACGCTGGTAACAACCCCATGCTGCGGATTTCAAAGGACAGCCAACCAGATCAACAGCAAGCCCCAACATCCCACAGACAGGTTCAGCAGACATTCGGAAGGAACAGGCCACTCGAGTTTCTGCGGTTCTCAGAATTGTCGGAAGAGTGATTTAAATGCTGGGTCTATGACGAAAGCAAACCTCTCTGACTAGACACTCACCTCTTTCTGACGACTGGTGAACCGTATCTGCCTATAGTCTCTCTCATCGTAAACCTGcgggaggaagaaaggcctgtgttAGTGGTACAGCCCACGTACTTGCCATCGGACAGACACAGGGCCACGTCTTCCTCCACATCTAGACCCCTGGTGGTCAGTCACCCGCGACTCAGTCCCGGCGTGCTCTTAGCTCACTAGGGAAAAGGCAAACAGAGCACAACTCTCTGGTCCAGAGGGAAAaactggggaggtgggaggggagtgGCCACTGGGAAGTGGTGGCCAGGCCGGAGAGGGGCACAAGAGGACCCCGCCCCCCCCAAGAGGGCCTCCCAACCTTCTCTCACAATCCATCAGGTAGCTTTATTTACTCTCTAGATCTACTAGCCAAGTGGGTCACCAACAGCGGTAGTCACCAATGGCAGTAGTCATCCGTGCAAGGTGAGATTAGTGAGTACATAACTAGCACCCCTCTCATGAATCCAGACAAGGAACAAGCCCAAATGCCCAGAGACCCACAGTCTGTCAGCTGTTGTGAGAGGCAGACCAGGGTCCGACTGAGATTCAGAAATGCACTGAGTTGGGAATGGAACTGGAGGGCAGAGCAAAAGCGAAAACACTCTTTGGAAAGACCAGACTACGAGGGCAAGATTAAAGAACATGCCTgacacagaaaccagaggggcttTCAGCAAGGGAACCCCAGGGGGGTAAAGGTTTGCCTGCAGGGCTGTTAGTTATGGCAGTTACTCCTTAGGAGAAcgttgaggctgtctgttcccctacagacttgcagcctcagaaaacTCTACGGAGAGGCTCGACTCGGTCTCCCGGGGTTGCTGTGagaatcatctcaatggcagagggTTTTGTTTGGTCAACCGGGCAATGGCAACCTCACTGATGCATCCCACGGTTTAGTTAGGGTTGAACACTGCCATCAGGGTCTAGACCACCACAGGGCTTACGTTATTAGAATGTAGTATTCGATACCGCACAAGCACTAAAATATTGGATCTGAAAAGAATTAAATTGGTGGATACATACGGGACACAGTAATGTCACGCCCACAGGATACACCCCATAACCCATTGCTAAGTCAATTCCatttcagtgaccctctaggacagagcaaaactgcctgATCAGGCTGCCACGGCCCAGTTGCAGCAGGGACGAATCGGCCGCCAGCCGAAGTACAGCCTTTAGAAGCACGAAGAGCAAGACTTCAGAGCACAGGCTTGGGACCCGTCCCTGGAACAAGACTGGCGTGGTAGAGGGTCAGCGACTGAGAGGAAGGCATGGGTTAGCGcagaggctgcaacaaggggctcgaaCACAACAGAcgaggcactgtttcattctgctgcacagaGGGAAGCAACGAGCAGGTACCCAGTgcgcggcacctaacaacaactcttTATGGAGAACTAGCAAACCCCACCACCCGCCGTCCATAGGTTCCCACTGCCCACCCTGGGGTGAACCGCACAGTGTTCAACCCCCGCTCCCACCAGACTCCTTTTATCCACAGGATAACAAGCTTTCCAAGGCGCCCTGGGGGAGCAGTGTGTTACATGTTGGGCAGGTTGCCTCCTCTGGTACAGATTTGTTGTTGCTCCGTGCCAAGGAGTCGGTTCCCACCCATAGCAATGACCTTATGCCTGACAGAACACTGCCCGGTGGGGCTGTGCCACCCGAACAAGTGTCccactgcttgagcccattgttgcagccactgtgtccatccatctagttgtgggtcttcctctttctcagggCCCCTACCCTTTACCacacatgaggtccttctccagggactggtctctcctgacaagtctcagacacccaggaggctgttctaccctgccctgtgggccGCTGGGATTGGGAATCAATTCAAGGGCAATGACTAACGCAGGCTCGCAGTTAAAAGACTCGACAGGCCCATTGAAGATGTGCACTCAACAACTGCAAAAATGCCACTACCAACATCCCAGCACAGCAACCACTGATTGTAAGGGGGGCCAGGGCCGTGCAGTGCTGCGCCCGGGGTTGAGCTGGGACAACAGCCCAGCAGATACGAGCGGGGAGCCGTTCACTCTGTGCCAATGGCTGGCGTATTCGCGTGCGTGTGCACTCCGCTGCGGATTAACAGGCTGGACAGCTCAGTCATCATCCGAACAGGGCGAAGCGCAATGTAAGGTCTCCCTTCCCTGGAGGTCAGCCTCGGGACCAGAGACCGGACCCGGGTCGCAGGGGCGCATCCCCGCCGCgccagggacaggaggaagggcgTGGGGCGGGAGGATGGCCCGTGTGACCTGCTGGGCCAGAGCATCTCCGCAGGCTGGTCCGGGGCATCGCTCCCGAGTCTGCGGCGGCCGGGGGATGCCGGCTCCGCCGGACCGGGGCTCTGGACCGGGGCGTCCTGCGGCCTCCCACCGCGGCGGTTACCTGGCCGGTGTGCGTGATCTTCTCCCCGGACGGCGAAATCCCCACCCCGAAGCACCTGGCGCCGCGGGGCAGGCTCAGCGACCGGCCCAGCAGCCGGCAGAAGGTCACCGCCGACGCCATCTTGCGCGGCTGACCCCTGACCCGGCGCCCGCCGCTGCGGCGCCAACGCATGCGCACAACCTGCAGGGCGGCCTCGCGCTCTCGGGACTTATTTCGCCCCCGGGAGCCGAgcgcggggaggggcggggcttcGCGGGGAGAGGCGGGGCTGCGCGATGAGGGGCGGAGCTCACGTGCCTCTTAAAGAGCCTCCGCTCGGGCCGGTAAAGGCGAGCCTTGAAGGCGCGTGTTCTTCACTGTCAGTAGCTGGTTCTCGGGGCTCGTTCTGAAGATAATTTGGGGCGTTTCCAATAGCCAACGGTTGTACTGAGTACACCAAATAAGCGCATTCTCTCTGCCTGATGTTCACTCCTCTGTGCGTGCCCTTTCCAAAGGAGTGGGGTGTCGCATATTTGGAAGCGTTCTGCAGGAAAGCCCTACTAAAGCCGCAAGGAAAATCATGGATTGTGTCCATCAGGCACATACCCTAAGCTCACGACCAGGGCAGCGGAGCAGACGCCGGTTCGTGGCCACCCCATGTGACCGAACTGCTCCAGACGCCACCGAAGCAGCTCAGCTGGCCGTTCATCGGAGGAGCGGCTGGGCCATTCCAAATCGCCAACCTCTACGTTCGCAGCCGATCCCAAACACCCTGTCACCCGTGTTGTGTGGTTAGTTGACATTGAGTCGTAGAAGGGCTCCTGGAGAATTCAAGACTGTGACTTCTCAGCAGCGAACGGCCATAGGTATcctaaatcaaacccactgccacggtcgtcaattctgactcaacgtGACCGTGGGATAAGATTTCCCCTTGggattctgagactttaaatcctggCGGAGCTGGCAGCTCTCTTACAGCCCCCTAACAAGACCCATCTCATTTTAGCAAAGTCCCTAGGTGctgccagggagccctggtggtgtggtggttaggagttaggctgataactgcaaggtcagcagttcaaaaccaccagccagttcctagagacaaagactgggctttctactctaggaaagaattagagcctcagaaactcacaagcagttctaccctggcctctaggatccctatgagtcaacatcaattgCAAATCAGTGagtttctctacttttttttttttttttggtgcaaaTGGTGACTACTCTCAGTGGTGATTGATACCTTATTGGGTCCAGTCCACCCATAGGCACAGGAGAGGAAAGGTCTGGCGATCCAATTCCAAAATATCAGCCATCAAAAAGCATAggaagcccagttctactctagcACAGGTCAGCCAACACGATGGCAGCTGGTACCATGAGAGTGAGAACGAGCCGACCGAGGTGCTGAGTCTGCGCAGAAGGAGCCATTGTGATGTCATGGTGGAGTCCGTGGCTGCCTAcggaaaagttggcagttcaaactcatctctcggctccacgggaggaagacctggcaatCCGTTTCTAGTACAGCTGTTAAACCCATGggtaagctggtggtttcaaactgctgactttgtagttagcccaACTGGTGACCCCCGGGGCCTCCTGTGTGGTAGCGGGTcagcggaaaagaggaggaactctcctgagatggattgacccagaggctgcaacaatgggctcaacctaaccacagttgtgaggatggcactgcacGGGTCCAcatttccttgtgttgtacagtgtcgctgtgagttggaactaacaGCACCTGGCAACAACGGGTGTCAGAATGAGCTACACCGCACCCAAGAAGTGGTGCTCAATGCTCAGTAGGCAGGTGGAACCACAATCAGCTCTGATCCATCAGCAGCCCCTTGGGAAGGAGACCTGGAGGTGGGCTTCTGTCATGCTCTCCAGACCTTGCTGACTGCCTGCACCACTTCCCTAGGGAGAACCTGAGAGTTAGTGGCCCAACCTCAGGAGGAAAGTATCACCCAGGTATAGCATCTCATTCAGCCAACCAattattaaaaagagaaagaaagttctaAAGGAGAAGCGGGTCAGTCTCCGAGGAGTGGTACAAGGCAGAGAGATTTAGTCTAACAAATGTACGTAATTAAGGGGGCAGACTCTTCAGATTGCTCAAGCAGAAGTAGAGGAAACTTTGGAGAAGTTTGAGGGCCCATACCTCACTTTCCCTTATTTGGTCAGGTGAACAGTGTCACATCATCTCCCAGGTGTGGGTAACCTGTCACGGGGCTAGTGAGTGTGATTTTCATTATGGTGGTGAACTAGGTTTCTATTCACCATCACGCATGCTCAAGGTAGGAGCGTGTCCTTTAATCCCAGGGTCATTAAATGTGCACATCTTACTTCAGTGTAtctgctgaaggagccctggtggtgtagtgagtagacaatggttgctaactgcaaggctagcagttcgcaacccccagctgctcaggggaggggagacaaggctttctgagttaccgtctcagaaacttacaggagcAGTTGgcttctgccctatagggtcgctgagtcagcatcaacccgaTTGCAGtgagaggttttgttttgtttctaatagTTTCATTCAGCACTTCATTCACATATCCATGAAatgcaattcaatcatatcaagaagagttgtacaattatcaccagtcaattctaggacattttcttcttccttgtactgatTAATATTCGTGTAGTTATTTTTTCTCAGTGTGGCAAaagtatacacaacaaaacaccctccaattccacaacttctacatgtgtaattcagtgtcaGTCATTATAGtcttcgtgttgtacaaccattattgagatcattttccaaattattgcaccaccattaacataaactcaattcaggctgtagatctttatgggagcagacagcctcatctttctcctgaggcgggTTTGAAACCCCCAACTtacagttaacagtccaataGTGTCAGCAGGGTTCACAGAACAAAAGGTCATAACATCAACCTCTTAAATATGAGACATACCACAATCCACTTACTGATAGCAAAAATCAAttcaagaaagaaataaaatggcaCGGCCATAATCacttcccaaggagccctggtgacataatgggttactcattgagctgctagccacaaggtcagcagtttgagccctgcCCCACAAAAACAAACTGGCTGCCACGGATTCCAGTTCcaaggcgaccctataggacagagtagaactggccagcAGTGAGAGCTGTAATCAGCTGGAGTCTTCTTGAACACTCCCTTATTCTCGGGGTGCCTTTTCCGCATTATTCTCCAGCTTCCCAGTCCCTTCCCTAACACTTCCATAAAGATAACGCTGCTGCCACAAGTCGCTAATGGAGACGCTCACAGCGTCAGGGCGGAACTGccacaggacagggcggaactgccagACAGTCTCCACGGGCTGCATCATTACAGAAACGGGCTACCTCAGCTTTCTCCAGGAGGGGTGGCCGGCTTTGAACCAGTGACTTTTCACTTAGCCCCGAAAGCTTTCACCACTgctccgccagggctccttcctagaCAGATTACAGCGTAGGAAACCAATGCTGCTTTGTCACGTGTCGGGTTAGCATTGGCAGTACCTAACCACAGAGATGCCTTTCCTCACTATCCAAATTGatacttttgggtttttttcatacTCATTTTTTATGTTGTCATTAGAACCCTCGCGTGGTGCGGGAGTCAGTGCATCCCACAAGGGGAGGGCCAACACTTTTAGGGCGGGGAAGAGGCGTGGCCATTGGAGCAAAGTCCAGAGACCCCCCCACGTGACCACTGGCCATCTTGACTCCTGGCGGCGTCTTCTGGCAGCAGGTTCGCTCTGTCTCACTGCGCAGGCGCGGGCTGTGCTAGGCGCGCCCAGGGCGCAGGCGCAGAAAGACGCGTGCGTGCCGGGGTCGGACGCTTTCTTTTCAGGTTAGCGGTCTTCACGGAGCTGGAAATATGGGGGTCGGGAGGCGGCGGCGGGGTTTCTCTCGGAGCAACCTGCCAGGCCAAGACTGCAGGAGAATGTGATAGGCTTCTCGGGAGGCCCGCGAGCCTCAGTTTACCTTCTTGGGCCCTCCCTCCGCTTCTCGGCAGCGACCGGATGAGCAGAAGCGGGGGTGGGAACGTTGTGGCCGGGGAGGGGCCGAGCTGGAAGCGGGCGCCCCTGTGTCTCCCGAAGCTGCTGCTCTTTGGGGGCCTCACCACTGCAGTGGGGGTGTAGGTGGTCGCCGAGTACCCCGAAACTCAGCAAAGGTCATCCGACCCGCCACTCGGCTTTGGGCAACTAGTTAAGAAGGACTGGCCTTAGTGGAGGTTACTCCATTGAATTGACTGCTGACGCGGGATCCTAACCTGTGACTTACCTGTAAGGACGCGCCAGCTCTGCCCACACGGCCCCTTTTCATGACCCGGAAAGTGGCCAGGGGTCATGGAGAAGCAGGGTGGGCGGTCCTTGCCAGGTGCCCAGCTCAAACAGGAGCAACCGGGTGCCCAGAAGGAGGGGTGTCACGTGGACCCGTGTTTTGTTCGGCTTCAAAACTGACCCTGCCCCCTGGGGAAACGTGTTTGGTGTTGCCGACCTTTCTCAGCAGGACAAGGGCAAGCCTTAGCACCCCCTTGGCCTGGTTTCCTTTATTTTGAAATAAGACCTGTGTGATTAAGGTTCCCGCAGCCAAGCATGTCTTTCCAAAACTACTGAGTTACtttcctttgggcatgttgtcgaaGAAGGACTCCGTGCTTAgcacagtggaggggcagcagtaaAAAAGAAAGGCCCCCAACGAGATAGACCGACACAGGGGCTCGGGCACAGGGGCAAGGGTGAGGGTGGCGCACGACCGGGCAGTGTGTCTTGCTGTTGTGCGTCATCGGAACCTAACTACTGTCAATGGCAGGTCCGGTGTTGGCTGCGAATAGTACAAATCCACCCACGCTCTGCCAGGTGGGAGACAAAGCAAGAAGTCAGACGTGTACAGTCGCGGGCGCCTTAAGGAGCAGTGCTCTGCCCTGTCgagttgctgagttggaatcagctcaaaagTGGGGTGGTAGCGTTTATATGCTCACCTGTCCTTCTGCAGAGGGGatccagaaaaccaaacccacagccattgagtacCTTCCGACTCATCATAACCCTGTGTCGAGTTTCCAAGGCCatgggcagcctcatctttggcCTGCAGAATATtgcagctggagggtttgaaccaccgaccttgtggttagcagtccaacacttaccacgCAGCTCCAGCAGGTCTCCTTCAGCGCCCTGAATTCcattaaaaatgtttaattgGGAGGTATTACATTATGAAAATgatatattattccatagttcagtcacgtgGAGCAGtagtgtacagttgctgccacagtTTCtcctgaattcttttttttttttattgtgacGTGGGTGAAGGTTTAGAAAGCAGATGGGCCGTCTTGACagttcatgcacattttgttccACCTCATCCATCACAGTCCCTTCAGGGTCAAATCACTGTCCCACTTGCACCCTGTATTTGGTATGTCCATGCTGCCTACCTCTCTCCCTCATCCTCTGAACCGCATCCGTGGGCCAAGGCCACTCGTTTCATCTCAGAGGGTTGATTCTAAGGTGTGTGTACTTCCTAGTGTTACTGTTGCCCTACAGACTATTGTTTGGCAGGCATTGAGCCGAGCGAGGGAGGGTGAGttcgttccagacctgaagggtgatgaaaggCCAACATCTCGGGGATCCCATCAGTCTGGTCTCTTAGGATTTGGATTTGTGGTCCACATTTGTCTCCCTGTAATGTGATCCCCTGCAGAGCAGTTGCTAGTGGTTACGGGGCACCATCTAATCCTTCTGATCTCAGGGCAATAGATACTGTGGTTTGCATGGTCATTCAGTCTAATGGACTAATGGCTTCCTGTCTCTGGTTTTCCTCACTCATCTTCCCGAAAAGATGGGAAAACCAATCCTTGCCTTTTAGATGGCTGCCTTCCCTGATCTGGTGGAGTACACGAGTTAATTCATTTTTCCTGTCGAGGAGAAAGAGTGCTGCAGCTAAAGGGGAACGCTTGGGCCCAGACTTGCCGCCCTGCGATGGCACCGCTCTCCTCTTCCTAAGCCAGAGGAGGGAAAACTGCTATAAGGagtagaggggggggggggtgatggagACCCTTCTaatccccctcttcctccccgcAGCATGGCGGCCTACTTGATACGGACAGTGGCGGTTTCTCTCGTGCACCCCTTCCTCCACCTGAGCCGCTGTACAGTGAGATCCCAAGGACTCTCCACATTCCTGCAAGGATCCTTCTTCAGGACGGCTTTCCCCATGGGCTCCAGCCCCCTGCCGACCAGCCCAGGGCTCCAGTCCCTTCTTCCCAGCAGCCTGACGCCCTGtctgcagcctgctctgggcttcAAAACCAAAGGCGTCATCAAGAAGCGCTGCAAGGACTGCTACCGGGTGAAGAGGCGGGGCCGCTGGTTCATCTACTGCAAGACCCACCCCCGCCACAAGCAGAGGCAGATGTAGTGCCTGCCGCCCCCTCCTGAGGCAGCCTGGGACTCTGTGCAGAGCTGCTCTCATCGCCCTGGGGGATTCAAAAAGCTTTCTCAGGAAACAGTTTTCCTTGTTTAGAGGGAAATAAAATAGAAGCATTCTGTAGTCTTGGGTTTGTTACCGCTCCCCGACTGGTGTTTTACATCCCTGGATGGGCCCGAGCCCCTGTTGGGATACAGCttgctttttctctctcccttgccAGCTGCATTTGGGCCTGTGCTGCAGAACAGAACCTACACAAGGGGTTTTCAGAAAACTGGGGccgcaaacaaccctttcacagcggtcacctgattcataacagcaaatttagaattatgaagtagcaacaaaaataattttatggttggggcggggggtcaccaccacacgaggaactgttaaagggttgcagcattcagAATGTGGAGAATCattgagttgcagtctcagaaacccacaggcgcagttgtACCCTACCCTATAGGAGCacgatgcatcagaatcaactatagcagcgaatttggttttggttttacagGAGAAGCCAGTAAGTTAGGATAAGTTAGGCTTAGCAAACAGCAAGGAGAAAGTCATCGGTCCTCAGCCAGCAGTCTAGGCTCTCAGGACTCAGCCTCCCTTGGCCTGGGCCTCGATGGGCCAGGGAGCTAGTCCAGTCTCAGAGCCCCATACTCATGCCAGATGAGAAGGCACCCCATAGTTTTGGCACTGCATCTCAGTTTCTGTCCAGTCTGTGATGCATCTAAGCACAGCAACCCCTGCCACTTAAGACATAAATCTTGAATGAGCTCTTCCAAGGCTGCCTGGCTTTCTCCCTCTGCTCATATGCATATGGACACATGAGTCAGGCAAAAGGAGAACGGACACATTTGAACGATGGCATTGGTGGTGAACACTGGCCGTGCCATGGGCTATCAGAACAAATCTCTCTGGAAGTTCagcgagaatgctccttagaagcaaaggtggcaagtgattgtctcgtgtacttggacatgttaacaggaggGACTGGCCCCTGGCGAAGGGCCGTTATGCTTGTGAACATAGAGGATTAGTCAGACAAGGAGACTAtgtatgagatggatggacactgactgaaactgggctcaagcataacagtgAGGATTGCGCAGGATTAGgctgtgttttgttccattgtacatcaggccactgtgagtcgaagctgactcagaatcaactcaatgaccgtgggtttggttttttcatAGCTTCAGTAGAAGTAGACTGAGGAAACTGACCCCCAGCCAGCAGTAGGCCCACAAGACTGgggctttctgttgagccctacATGCACCCAGTGTCAAAGCCCATGAGCCCCTCTGGAAAGAACCTTCACCCTTTCAAAGGAATCCTAAGACTTGCTTAGTAGGAGTTGCCTGTGATAAAATTCCAATAGTGATCTTTAATTTTATATTCTGGCCCTTTTAACTGGAAGGGTGgcatgtgtgttttttttagctGTTAGCATTTTCAGAATTGGATTTGGATTCTCCGGCTTTCAGTCTTCTGAAACATCTTCTCCACTGTTTGATATTTGCTATAGCTATAGACTGAGAAGAATCTGCATCTAAACTAGGCGGAGCACTATGTCAGTATGGTGTTGATGAAGCATAGTGAATCCACAGGGGCTGTCGAAGGAACACGTCCATCTTGGGGGGAAAAGCCAGGATGTCCTTCGGCAGCAAGGAGCCATGCCTTCAGCTCGTGTCATCGGGAGGGGCCCTGCCTGAAGGACCCTCAcgcttggttaagtagagggtcagtgaaaaagaggaagagatcCCAGGCCAGCCGAGTGGACACACAGCCTTGGCGATCAGGCATGTAGACTGCCACCCTGCGCCGTGCTTCTGTCTCTACCGCACAACTGCTAAGATACAGTGACGTCGCTCCCCTTGTCCCAGGGCTGCTGCTGTGTGCGTTCCAGTTGCAAATGTCACCAGGTCCACTTCTCACACCCCTGCTTCCAGGCCCTCTTCCAAGCCATTGGGTGGAGGGACACTCGCTTGGGAGGCCTGTACGTCAATCCCATGTAATTCCACAGTGCACTGCATGTCGGCCTGCTGTCCCCTCGGCTCATTGCCAGCTAGAGCCCTTGGCCACAACCTTCCTCCTTCCAGAAACGGCTCTACCCTCCTTGCCTGTACTGCTCAAACCCCTGCATTCTTCAAAGGCCGAAGGAAGATGCTCCTGCCCACCCCCAACCACCGGCCTCCCCCAGCATCCAAGGCATGTCGCCCGAGGCTCTGCCCTGGGACTCCAGTTGCTTTTCATTTGTGGCTGGCATCCAGCCGCATCTGCGCAATTGGACTGCCTCCTTCCACAGAAGAGCCTGTCTGCATTTGCCTCAGCGGCTCATTCACCACTAGGCACCTCAGGGCTTTCCTTCCACAGAGTGTACTTGTGGTCTGGagagagaaaggtaaggctcaggTTTCCAATCTGGGCTGTCAGTGGAAGAGTTTGGCTGGATGTTGGTCCACTACCCGTCACAGGCGACTGGTGAGCTGCAGTGCCCGAGCAGAGGTCGAAAGGGACAAAGGAGAGAAAAGAGGAAGTGGGGTAGGGAGCGGAAAGTCCCTTGCCCTTGGGGCCAGGAGGAGACGGGTTCGTCCTCACTCCACTTCACAATGATGGTGACCCTGGCCAAGCCTGATGGGTCATGTTGgcatctctccctgctcccctgagCACGTGAAAGTAGGGAACAGGAGGCGAGGTGGATTTGCTCTGTGTGTTGGCTGACACCCCAACACCTTACAAGGCGGTGGCCACTACATCCCAAGCCAAACTCAGAGcatttaagccagtggttctcaaccttcctaatgccgcgtggtgaccccccaaccacaacattatttttgttgctacttcataactgtaaaattgctactgttatgaatcacgaaac is from Tenrec ecaudatus isolate mTenEca1 chromosome 2, mTenEca1.hap1, whole genome shotgun sequence and encodes:
- the MRPL36 gene encoding large ribosomal subunit protein bL36m — encoded protein: MAAYLIRTVAVSLVHPFLHLSRCTVRSQGLSTFLQGSFFRTAFPMGSSPLPTSPGLQSLLPSSLTPCLQPALGFKTKGVIKKRCKDCYRVKRRGRWFIYCKTHPRHKQRQM